One genomic region from Epinephelus fuscoguttatus linkage group LG6, E.fuscoguttatus.final_Chr_v1 encodes:
- the LOC125890647 gene encoding serine/threonine-protein phosphatase 2A catalytic subunit beta isoform has translation MEDKSFTKELDQWIEQLNECKQLSENQVRTLCEKAKEILTKESNVQEVRCPVTVCGDVHGQFHDLMELFKIGGKSPDTNYLFMGDYVDRGYYSVETVTLLVTLKVRFQERITILRGNHESRQITQVYGFYDECLRKYGNANVWKYFTDLFDYLPLTALVDGQIFCLHGGLSPSIDTLDHIRALDRLQEVPHEGPMCDLLWSDPDDRGGWGISPRGAGYTFGQDISETFNHANGLTLVSRAHQLVMEGYNWGHDKNVVTIFSAPNYCYRCGNQAAIMELDDTLKYSFLQFDPAPRRGEPHVTRRTPDYFL, from the exons ATGGAAGACAAATCTTTTACTAAAGAGTTAGACCAATGGATCGAACAGCTAAATGAGTGTAAGCAGCTATCGGAAAACCAAGTCCGGACACTCTGCGAGAAG gccAAGGAGATCCTGACCAAGGAATCCAATGTTCAGGAG GTGCGATGCCCGGTGACGGTGTGCGGCGATGTCCACGGTCAGTTCCATGACCTGATGGAGCTGTTTAAGATCGGAGGCAAGTCTCCCGACACCAACTACCTGTTCATGGGAGACTACGTCGACAGAGGTTACTACTCTGTGGAGACGGTCACGCTGCTTGTCacgctaaag GTTCGTTTCCAGGAGCGAATCACCATCCTGCGAGGGAACCACGAGTCACGGCAGATCACGCAGGTCTACGGCTTCTACGACGAGTGCCTGAGGAAGTACGGCAACGCCAACGTCTGGAAGTACTTCACAGACCTGTTTGACTACCTGCCACTCACCGCACTGGTGGACGGACAG atctTCTGTCTCCACGGAGGTTTGTCTCCTTCTATAGACACTCTGGATCACATACGAGCTCTGGACCGCCTGCAAGAAGTCCCACATGag ggcccaATGTGTGACCTGCTGTGGTCGGATCCTGATGATCGCGGTGGGTGGGGCATCTCTCCCCGAGGTGCTGGCTACACCTTCGGACAGGACATCTCTGAAACCTTCAACCACGCCAACGGCCTCACTCTGGTGTCCCGCGCCCATCAGCTGGTCAtggag GGCTACAACTGGGGCCATGATAAGAATGTGGTGACCATCTTTAGTGCTCCAAACTACTGCTACCGCTGTGGAAACCAGGCAGCCATCATGGAACTGGACGACACTCTGAAATACTCTTT CCTTCAGTTTGACCCCGCCCCCCGCCGCGGCGAGCCCCATGTGACCAGACGCACTCCTGACTACTTCCTGTGA
- the srp19 gene encoding signal recognition particle 19 kDa protein → MAHLTQNPADKERFICIYPIYINSKKTLAEGRRIPTEKAVENPSCAEIRDVLTAAGMNVYVENKMHPREWNRDVQFRGRVRVQVKQADGSLCQEKFTSRKDVMFYVAEMIPKLKTRTQKSGGGDTSSQQGEGGKKSKKKKK, encoded by the exons ATGGCTCATCTGACCCAGAACCCCGCCGATAAAGAGCG GTTCATCTGCATCTATCCCATCTACATCAACAGTAAGAAGACGCTGGCTGAAGGACGAAGGATCCCCACAGAGAAG gcgGTGGAGAATCCGTCCTGCGCTGAGATCAGAGACGTGCTGACGGCGGCGGGGATGAACGTCTACGTGGAG AACAAGATGCATCCCAGAGAGTGGAACAGGGACGTCCAGTTCAGAGGACGAGTCAGAGTCCAGGTGAAGCAGGCGGACGGCAGCCTCTGTCAGGAAAAATTCACCTCCC gTAAGGACGTGATGTTCTATGTAGCGGAGATGATCCCTAAACTAAAGACTCGGACCCAGAAGAGTGGAGGAGGAGACACCAGCTCTCagcagggagagggagggaagaagagcaagaagaagaagaaatag
- the zgc:101664 gene encoding shieldin complex subunit 3 — protein sequence MEDVVLHYQPGSAVGLSSLLERTEKLLESFPCRTPPVFTPWFPDAAADRHLPIRPAKPAPVITGTDTHTAQNKPQKPDADGLVDRPPAETPPENPQDGVGVSGTPKCVLPERQVTRLPPENTDGLLVTHSPVKRSWSVFTQKGVLLPSSQSLSKQFHHMVSVHRLHLHQRAKWVISQHNCGAARDIEQVWQALSRSVQSSRLPTCNANIQRERAEIWVFCDVVHCERVGRLLKDELQLLGRIGLSVRRLGNIFSM from the exons ATGGAGGATGTGGTTCTGCACTACCAGCCTGGATCAGCTGTTGGGCTCAGCTCTCTGTTGGAGAGGACAGAGAAGCTTCTGGAGTCTTTCCCCTGCCGGACTCCTCCGGTCTTCACCCCCTGGTTCCCGGACGCTGCTGCAGACCGCCACCTGCCCATCAGACCGGCCAAACCAGCTCCTGTTATCACCGGGacagacactcacacagcacaaaacaaaccacagaaaCCCGATGCCGACGGTCTCGTTGATCGTCCACCTGCAGAGACACCACCTGAGAATCCACAAGATGGCGTTGGTGTCTCAGGAACCCCAAAATGTGTCCTCCCAGAgagacaggtcaccagactgcCTCCTGAAAACACAGACGGCCTCCTGGTCACACACTCGCCCGTCAAACGGTCCTGGAGCGTCTTCACTCAGAAAGGAGTCCTGCTGCCGAGCTCGCAGTCGCTGTCCAAGCAGTTCCATCACATGGTGTCCGTCCACAGGCTCCACCTCCACCAGAGGGCCAAGTGGGTCATCAGTCAGCACAACTGTGGGGCGGCCAGGGACATCGAACAG GTGTGGCAGGCTCTGAGCCGGTCCGTCCAGAGCTCCAGGCTGCCGACGTGCAACGCCAACATCCAGAGGGAGCGGGCGGAGATCTGGGTGTTCTGTGACGTCGTCCACTGCGAGCGGGTGGGACGTCTCCTGAAGGACGAGCTGCAGCTGTTGGGGAGGATCGGCCTGTCGGTGCGAAGGCTGGGAAACATCTTCAGCATGTAG